One region of Pagrus major chromosome 5, Pma_NU_1.0 genomic DNA includes:
- the LOC140995629 gene encoding natterin-3-like translates to MRPPEVLYPYIDRSESNPQWGLHGLDLIQDILLMHDQSGIWGVWRPVSYLDPDLEDRIPEINASDPMQTDEGFLLPPVELGSRRSQPLPFDFGSANLKWQTWQGSLPDGAVAIYSRHTRRYDYICKYRCEAGFYNPRMGPYCHYPFARRAYRCSPFEILVNKDNFEFLEWKPGSFGSVPQNSVGTCNGGDIYVGMNRYGLGKVHPKHRAFFLPWKSKEYYYRKGYQVLTVNKDVISEHISDVKYKIDSGKIFQYPPETMRFSTITNYACSEVGKTVMLSKQNTVEHRWDTGFSNTFGVTTSVSAEIPLIVSKSVELSTQTTVEFLQGKSFIEENLHSVTVNLNVPPNHSCRTRMVGYNFKLDIPYTARLTRTYQNGRTSWTVITGTYYGVQIGEVRAIVDRCKPLPNVNRCR, encoded by the exons ATGAGACCCCCAGAGGTCCTGTATCCATACATCGACAGGTCAGAGTCCAATCCAcagtggggcctccatggactGGACTTGATCCAGGACATCCTTCTGATGCATGATCAGAGTGGGATCTGGGGAGTGTGGAGGCCAG tcTCATACCTGGACCCAGATCTGGAAGACAGGATTCCTGAAATCAACGCTAGTGATCCGATGCAAACAGATGAAggcttcctccttcctcctgtgGAGCTTGGGAGCAGGCGCAGTCAGCCTCTTCCCTTCGACTTTGGAAGTGCCAACCTGAAATGGCAAACCTGGCAAGGCTCTCTTCCCGATGGAGCTGTTGCCATATACAGTCGTCATACTCGTCGTTACGACTACATCTGCAAATACAGATGTGAGGCCGGTTTCTACAACCCCAGAATGGGTCCGTACTGCCACTACCCCTTCGCAAGACGAGCGTACCGTTGTTCCCCCTTTGAGATCCTAGTTAACAAGGATAACTTTGAGTTTCTGGAGTGGAAGCCAGGTTCATTTGGTTCAGTGCCTCAGAATTCAGTTGGGACCTGCAATGGGGGTGACATATATGTCGGGATGAACAGGTATGGGCTTGGGAAGGTGCATCCCAAGCACAGGGCATTCTTCCTTCCTTGGAAAAGTAAAGAGTACTACTACCGGAAGGGGTACCAGGTCCTGACCGTCAATAAGGATGTGATCAGTGAGCACATTTCTGATGTCAAGTATAAGATTGATAGTGGCAAAATCTTCCAATATCCTCCAGAGACCATGCGCTTCTCTACCATCACCAACTATGCGTGCAGTGAAGTTGGGAAAACAGTCATGCtttcaaagcaaaacacagTGGAACACAGGTGGGACACTGGTTTTTCCAACACTTTCGGTGTCACAACTTCAGTCAGCGCCGAAATCCCCCTTATCGTCTCCAAGTCAGTTGAGTTAAGTACTCAGACAACAGTGGAGTTCTTACAGGGGAAGTCCTTCATAGAGGAAAACTTGCACTCTGTTACCGTAAACCTCAATGTCCCACCCAACCACTCCTGCAGAACACGTATGGTGGGATATAATTTCAAGCTAGACATCCCATACACAGCACGACTGACACGCACCTACCAAAATGGGAGAACCAGTTGGACTGTCATTACTGGGACATACTACGGTGTCCAGATTGGAGAAGTCAGAGCAATTGTTGACCGCTGTAAACCTCTACCAAACGTTAACCGTTGCCGCTGA
- the LOC140996270 gene encoding natterin-3-like: MDTGMMKLSVLLLLALLALSSAMPLDLRDNTEQRNVSEMTADRSMLADRPLLTVAKSRQRRQVQSSTTVSNDGSNLEWVTWNNWNNSLPNDAVSIYNDYVGRTDYVCKYQCYAGFYNPSMGPYCHYAKTKKEHLGSPFEILVNKDNFEIPEWKDSSHGSVPQNSVRTCPGEDIYVGKNTYGLGEVSTQDKGFYLPWEGSEYWYRDYQVLTISENIVSQKIYDVKYITDESKTFQYPPEIMCKTVISNNDCSPVAKTDTLTKTYEAQRSWDINFSIKVGVSTSFEAGIPLITEDGVTFSTEVGFQYCKGKTVTETTTDTVTVEITAPPNHSCTATMKRLRYKINIPFTALFSRTYGNGEIHTTSITGTYDSVQTAEVQAVMDRCEFLNNTKPCT, translated from the exons ATGGACACTGGGATG atgaagctgtcagtgttgttgctgctggccCTGCTGGCTCTGTCCTCAGCCATGCCTCTGGACCTCAGAgacaacacagagcagagaaatg TCTCTGAGATGACCGCCGACAGATCGATGCTCGCAGATCGACCTCTTCTGACTGTTGCGAAGTCGAGGCAGAGGAGGCAGGTTCAGTCTTCTACCACTGTATCTAACGATGGCTCAAACCTGGAGTGGGTGACCTGGAACAACTGGAACAACTCTCTCCCTAACGATGCTGTTTCAATTTACAATGATTATGTTGGTCGTACTGATTATGTCTGCAAATACCAGTGTTATGCTGGCTTTTATAACCCTAGTATGGGTCCTTATTGTCActatgccaaaacaaaaaaagaacatcTTGGTTCCCCATTTGAGATCCTGGTAAACAAAGACAACTTTGAGATCCCGGAGTGGAAGGACAGTTCACACGGTTCAGTTCCCCAGAATTCAGTCCGAACCTGCCCTGGGGAGGACATATATGTAGGGAAGAACACATACGGACTTGGGGAGGTGTCTACTCAGGATAAGGGCTTTTACCTGCCTTGGGAAGGTTCTGAATATTGGTATAGGGACTACCAGGTCCTGACCATCAGTGAGAATATAGTTAGCCAGAAGATCTACGATGTCAAATATATCACTGATGAGTCTAAAACCTTTCAGTATCCTCCAGAGATCATGTGTAAAACGGTCATCAGCAACAATGATTGCAGCCCAGTGGCTAAAACAGATACCCTCACAAAGACATATGAGGCGCAGCGAAGCTGGGACATTAACTTTTCTATCAAAGTAGGTGTTAGTACGAGCTTTGAAGCTGGCATCCCTCTCATCACCGAGGACGGTGTCACGTTCAGCACCGAGGTGGGTTTCCAGTACTGTAAGGGGAAGACTGTGACAGAGACTACCACCGACACTGTTACTGTGGAGATCACAGCCCCGCCAAACCACTCCTGCACTGCTACTATGAAGCGCCTTAGGTACAAAATTAACATCCCGTTCACAGCACTCTTCAGCCGCACCTACGGTAACGGGGAGATCCACACGACGTCTATCACAGGAACGTATGACAGCGTTCAGACGGCAGAGGTCCAGGCTGTGATGGACCGATGTGAGTTTCTCAACAACACCAAGCCTTGCACATGA
- the LOC140995631 gene encoding natterin-3-like → MHHYLEYLVVDGETSNLDMKLSALLLLALLALSSASLQDIVKKSAQHRKASLLNPELEGLVPEPTGNNEVSAPLTPADLEQQQGLPSSIFGDNVNLEWLTWDGSLPNGAVAIYNGYTERTDYVCKYQCEAGFYNPSLGPYCRYPYGDREYYAAEFEILANKDNFEFLEWKEDSYGSVPQYSVRTCSGVGIYVGKNKYGLGKVVPQFEAFFLPWEGDEYWYKKYQVLTINRDAYTQHITDVKYAIDEVALFQYPPETMRISGVTNNECQTVVKTVTISKTSEVETTWNIGRSTMLGITGSITAKIPLIGSAGVELSGEKTLQFSRGTTLVEELSHSVSVELKVPPNHSCRVRMEGRKMKADIPYTARLSRTYRNGETQWTSIFGTYDGVQIGEVRAVVDRCEPVVDALPCP, encoded by the exons ATGCACCACTACTTGGAGTATCTCGTAGTGGATGGCGAGACATCTAACCTGGAC ATGAAGCTGTCGGCGTTGTTGCTGCTGGCCCTGCTGGCCCTGTCATCAGCCAGTCTGCAGGACATTGTGAAGAAGAGCGCACAGCACAGAAAAG CTTCCTTACTGAACCCAGAGCTGGAGGGCCTGGTGCCTGAACCCACTGGTAACAATGAGGTGTCGGCTCCTCTGACTCCTGCTGacctggagcagcagcagggtctACCTTCCTCCATTTTCGGTGATAACGTGAACCTGGAGTGGCTGACCTGGGACGGCTCTCTGCCCAACGGAGCCGTTGCAATCTACAATGGTTACACGGAGCGCACCGACTACGTCTGCAAATACCAATGCGAGGCCGGTTTCTACAACCCCAGTCTGGGCCCATACTGCCGCTACCCCTACGGAGACCGTGAGTACTACGCTGCTGAGTTTGAGATCCTGGCCAACAAAGACAACTTTGAGTTTCTGGAGTGGAAGGAAGACTCTTATGGTTCAGTGCCCCAGTATTCAGTCAGGACCTGCTCCGGTGTTGGCATCTATGTTGGGAAGAACAAGTACGGTCTCGGAAAGGTTGTTCCTCAGTTTGAAGCCTTCTTCCTGCCTTGGGAAGGCGATGAGTATTGGTACAAGAAGTACCAGGTCCTGACCATCAACAGGGATGCCTACACCCAGCACATCACTGACGTCAAGTACGCCATTGATGAGGTCGCCCTCTTCCAGTATCCTCCTGAGACCATGCGCATCTCCGGGGTCACCAACAACGAGTGCCAGACAGTGGTGAAGACAGTTACCATCTCAAAGACCTCAGAGGTGGAGACCACCTGGAACATCGGCCGATCCACCATGCTGGGTATCACAGGCAGCATCACAGCTAAAATCCCCCTCATCGGCTCTGCGGGCGTTGAGCTGAGCGGCGAGAAGACACTCCAGTTCTCCAGAGGAACCACCCTGGTGGAGGAACTCAGCCACTCCGTGTCCGTGGAGCTCAAAGTCCCACCGAACCACTCCTGCAGAGTCCGCATGGAGGGACGCAAGATGAAAGCCGACATCCCCTACACAGCTCGCCTCAGCCGCACCTACCGCAACGGAGAGACCCAGTGGACATCCATCTTTGGGACATACGACGGGGTCCAGATTGGAGAAGTCCGGGCCGTGGTGGACCGCTGTGAACCTGTGGTCGACGCCCTGCCATGCCCCTGA
- the LOC140995628 gene encoding natterin-3-like gives MQMKLSVLLLLALLALSSATPLDVGDNTEQRNVSEMIVDRLMLADRPLLTVAKSRQRRQVQSSTTVSHNSSNLEWVTWNNSLPDYAVSIYNGYVHRIDYVCKYKCDAGFYNPSMGPYCHYAKPKKEYLGSPFEILVNKDNFEILEWKDSSHGSVPQNSVRTCPGEDIYVGKNKYGLGEVSTQDKCFYLPWKGSEYWYRDYQVLTINENIVSQKIYDVKYITDESKTFQYPPEIMRKTVISNNECSPVAKTDTLTKTYEAQRRWDINFSIEVGVSTSFEAGIPLITEDGVTFSTEVGFQYSQGKTLTETTTDTVSVEITAPPNHSCTATMKRLRYKINIPFTALFSRTYGNGEIHTTSITGTYDSVQTAEVQAVMDRCEFLNNTKPCT, from the exons ATGCAG atgaagctgtcagtgttgttgctgctggccCTGCTGGCTCTGTCCTCAGCCACGCCTCTGGACGTCGGAgacaacacagagcagagaaatg TCTCTGAGATGATCGTCGACAGATTGATGCTCGCAGATCGACCTCTTCTGACTGTTGCAAAGTCGAGGCAGAGGAGGCAGGTTCAGTCTTCTACCACTGTGTCTCACAATAGCTCTAACCTGGAGTGGGTGACCTGGAACAACTCTCTCCCTGACTATGCTGTTTCAATTTACAATGGATATGTTCATCGTATTGATTATGTCTGTAAATACAAGTGTGATGCTGGCTTTTATAATCCTAGTATGGGTCCTTATTGTCACTATgccaaaccaaaaaaagaaTATCTTGGTTCTCCATTTGAGATCCTGGTAAACAAAGACAACTTTGAGATCCTGGAGTGGAAGGACAGTTCACACGGTTCAGTTCCCCAGAATTCAGTCCGAACCTGCCCTGGGGAGGACATATATGTAGGGAAGAACAAATACGGACTTGGGGAGGTGTCTACTCAGGATAAGTGCTTTTACCTACCTTGGAAAGGCTCTGAATATTGGTATAGGGACTACCAGGTCCTGACCATCAATGAGAATATAGTTAGCCAGAAGATCTACGATGTCAAGTACATCACTGATGAGTCTAAAACCTTTCAGTATCCTCCAGAGATCATGCGTAAAACAGTCATCAGCAACAATGAATGCAGCCCAGTGGCTAAAACAGATACCCTCACAAAGACATATGAGGCGCAGCGAAGGTGGGACATTAACTTTTCTATCGAAGTAGGTGTTAGTACGAGCTTTGAAGCTGGCATCCCTCTCATCACCGAGGACGGTGTCACGTTCAGCACTGAGGTGGGTTTCCAGTACTCTCAGGGGAAGACCTTGACAGAGACTACCACCGACACTGTTTCTGTGGAGATCACAGCCCCGCCAAACCACTCCTGCACTGCTACTATGAAGCGCCTTAGGTACAAAATTAACATCCCATTCACAGCACTTTTCAGCCGCACCTACGGTAACGGGGAGATCCACACGACGTCTATCACAGGAACGTATGACAGCGTTCAGACGGCAGAGGTCCAGGCTGTAATGGACCGATGTGAGTTTCTCAACAACACCAAGCCTTGCacatga